The genomic stretch GTGTTGTAACCCAAGTAAAGACTATTGAGAAAGATGGTTACACAGCAATTCAGTTGGGTTTTGATGACAAAAAAGAGAAAAACACAACCAAACCGCTAAGTGGACACTTTAAAAAGGCAGGCACAACTCCGAAAAGAAAACTCGTGGAATTTTCAGGGTATGATGTCGAGTACAAGTTAGGTGATGTAATTGACGTGAACTTGTTCGAAGGAACAGAGTACGTTGATGTAGTCGGGACTAGTAAAGGAAAAGGTTTCCAAGGTGTTGTGAAACGCCATGGATTTGCCGGAGTAGGAGAGGCTACTCACGGTCAGCACAACCGTCAAAGAAAACCGGGATCTATCGGTGCTTGTTCTACACCGTCACGCGTGTTCAAAGGAATGCGTATGGGTGGGCAAACAGGTGGTGACAGAATAACGGTTCAGAACTTGGAAGTGCTGAAAGTGATACCTGAAAATAATTTGTTATTGGTGAAGGGTTCTATTCCCGGAGCTAAAGGTTCATACGTAATTATCGAGAAGTAATGGAGTTAAGTGTATTAAACATTGCCGGACAAGAGACAGGCAGGAAGGTAGAGTTAAACGACGCTATCTTCGGGATTCAGCCTAACGAGCACGCTATTTATCTTGATGTAAAGCAGTTTTTAGCGAACAACCGCCAAGGGACCCACAAGTCAAAACAAAGAAATGAAATTTCCGGTAGTACCCGCAAGCTGAAAAAGCAAAAAGGTACCGGTGGCGCCCGTGCAGGTGGTATCAAGAACCCTCTGTTTAGAGGAGGGGGTAGAGTGTTTGGACCCGTACCAAGAGATTATAGCTTCAAATTGAACAAGAAGCTGAAAAGATTGGCCCGTAAATCAGCACTATCTGTAAAAGCCGCCTCTAATGCGGTAACTATTGTTGAGGATCTCAACTTCGAGGCACCGAAAACAAAACAGATGATTCAGCTGTTTAACAACCTGAAATTAGATAATCGTAACATCCTGTTGGTTACCAATGATATGAACGATAATGTTCTGTTGTCAGCTCGTAACTTACAATACGTGGATGTGATGAGAGTTAGCGATCTTGCAACTTACAATATCATGAGAGCTAAGAGTCTTGTGTTCGTTGAAAGTTCAGTGCAGGGCCTAAATGAAATGTTCAATCTTAATGAAGAGTAAGACATGCAAGTAATTGTGAAGCCCATTTTGTCAGAAAAAATGACTGCATTGACTGACAAGCAGAACAGAGTAGCATTCGTTGTTAGCAAAGCAGCGAATAAATTAGAGATTAAGAGAGCAGTTGAAGCGATGTATAGCGTGACCGTGAAATCCGTGAACACGATGGTGTACCAAGGAGATGCTAAATCTCGTTACACGAAAGCAGGTGTTATTTCCGGAAGAACCGCTTCCTTCAAGAAAGCAATTGTGACCTTAGCAGAAGGTGATAGTATTGATTTTTTTAGCAATATTTAATTAAGATGGCTGTAAGAAAATTAAACCCTGTAACTCCTGGTCAGAGACATAAGGTAGCGATTACCTTTGATCAGTTGACTACAGATAGACCTGAGAAATCATTGTTAGGACCAAAGAGTAAAACTGGTGGACGTAATAACACCGGTAAAATGACAATGAGATATATAGGTGGTGGTCATAAACAAAGATACAGAATAATAGATTTTAAACGCGACAAGGATAATGTTCCGGCTCGTGTTGCAACGATCGAGTATGATCCCAATCGTACGGCGAGAATTGCTCTATTAGTGTATGCAGATGGAGAAAAACGTTACATCGTGGCACCGGATGGTTTGCAAGTTGGTCAAACCGTGATGAGTGGTGCAGGTGTTGCTCCTGAAGTTGGAAATGCATTGTTCTTATCTGAAATCCCATTAGGTACAATCATTCATAACATCGAGTTAAGACCGCAACAAGGAGCCGTGATGGCTCGTAGTGCCGGTTCTTACGCTCAGTTAGTAGCAAGAGAAGGAAAATACGCTTCAATCAAGTTACCTTCTGGTGAAGTTCGTATGGTACTGTTAACCTGTCGTGCAACTGTTGGTACGGTGTCAAATTCCGACCACGCGTTGGAACGTTCAGGTAAAGCAGGACGTACTCGCTGGTTAGGCCGCAGACCTCGCGTGAGAGGTGTTGTAATGAACCCGGTTGATCACCCGATGGGTGGTGGTGAAGGCCGCGCTTCAGGAGGACATCCTCGTTCAAGAAAAGGCTTGTTGGCTAAGGGTTACAAGACTAGAGCTCCTAAGAAACACTCTAGCAAGTATATCATAGAAAGAAGGAAAAAATAACTGATTAATTATTGATGTTATGAGTCGTTCGTTAAAAAAAGGCCCTTTTATTGATTTCAAGTTAGAGAGAAAAGTATTGGTAATGAATGAGTCCAATAAGAAATCGGTTGTTAAAACCTGGGCTCGTCGTTCCATGATCTCTCCGGACTTCGTAGGGCACACTATCGCTGTACACAACGGTAATAAATTTATCCCGGTATTCGTGACTGAAAATATGGTAGGTCATAAATTGGGGGAATTCGCGCCGACACGTACATTTAGAGGCCATGCTGATAAAAAGAAAAAATAATGCATGGTAAAGTTGAACTAAAGAAGATGTATTAAAATGGGTGCAAGAAAAAGATTAAGAGCAAATCAGAATAAAGAAGCCAAAAAAGAGAAGGCTTTTGCAATTCTTCGCGATTGTCCTACATCTCCTCAAAAAATGAGATTGGTGGCAGACCTGATCCGCGGAGTAGATGTACAAAAAGCTTTGGATATGCTTAAATTTTGTCCTAAAGAAGCTGCTCGTAGAGTTGAAAAGTTGTTGCTTTCAGCAATTGCTAACTGGGAACAAAAGAACGAGGGTAAACGTGTTGACGAAGCGTCCTTGTTCGTGCAGGAAATTTTCGTTGACGGTGCGGGTATGTTGAAAAGACTTAGACCGGCTCCGCAAGGAAGAGCACACCGGATTCGTAAACGTTCAAATCACGTGACGATCGTGTTGGGAAGCAAGACAGCTGTTGAAAACATTACAAAAGAATAGTTAGCATGGGACAGAAAGTTAATCCAATAAGCAATAGATTAGGAATCATCAGAGGATGGGATTCTAACTGGTTTGGCGGTAAGAACTATGGCGATAAATTGGTGGAAGATTACAAGATCAGAAAGTATCTGAACGCCCGTCTCGCTAAAGCAGGAATCGCTAAGATTGTTATCGAGAGAACCCTGAAGCTAATCACAATCACGATCAACACCGCTCGTCCGGGTATCATTATCGGTAAAGGCGGACAAGAAGTTGATAAGTTGAAGGAAGAGCTGAAGAAGATCACCGATAAGGAAGTTCAAATTAATATCTTCGAGATCAAGCGTCCCGAGTTGGATGCCGTGATCGTGGGTAATAATATAGCTCGTCAGCTGGAAGGTCGTGTGGCTTACCGTAGAGCAATCAAGATGGCTATCGCTTCTACCATGAGAATGGGGGCAGAAGGTATCAAAATCTTGATTTCCGGTCGTTTGAACGGTGCCGAGATGGCAAGAGCCGAAATCTACAAAGAAGGTAGAATTCCATTGCACACGTTCCGTGCTGATATTGATTACGCTCAGGCCGAGGCATTGACGACTTACGGCCAGCTGGGTATCAAAGTTTGGATTTGCAAGGGAGAAGTTTACGGAAAACGTGAGCTGGTTCCGAATGCATTGGTTGGCGCTCAGAAAGAGAATAACAACCGTCCGAACAATGCCGGCAAAAAAGGCGGGTTCAAAAAGAGAAAAAAATAGTCTTTTAACTTTTAAATAGATCAAGAGCTATGTTACAGCCAAAAAGGACTAAATACAGAAGATCGCAGAAAGGGAGAATGAGAGGGAATGCCCAGAGGGGACATGAACTTGCATTTGGATCTTTCGGGATCAAGGCGTTGGAGAATATGTGGATTGAACAACGCCAGATTGAAGCAGCCCGTGTTGCAGTAACTCGTTATATGCAAAGACAGGGTCAGATATGGATTCGTATATTTCCAGATAAACCTATTACTAAGAAACCCGCTGAGGTTCGTATGGGTAAGGGTAAGGGATCTCCAGAAGGATTCGTTGCTCCTGTTACTCCGGGTCGTATTCTTTTCGAGGCAGATGGAGTACCGTATGCAATCGCTAAAGAGGCTTTGCGCCTGGCAGCACAAAAGCTACCCATCGCTACTAAGTTCGTGGTTAGACGTGATTACACTGAGTAGTCGTGAGACTATTTTGAATTTCGAAACGAAAAATTGTAAGAGAAATGAAAACATCAGAAATTAAGGATTTAACCACTGAAGAGATAAGAGAAAAGATCGAGACAGAAAAAGCTGCCTTGACCAAGATGAAGATGAACCATGCTGTTTCTCCTCTTGAGAATCCGATGTTAATCCGGACGACAAGAAGAAACATCGCTAGATTGATGACGGAGTTACGCAAACGTGAATTAAATAAGTAGTAGAAAAATGGAAAGAAATCTTAGAAAAGAGCGTACCGGTCTTGTGGTAAGCAACAAGATGGACAAATCTATCACGGTTGCCGTTCATTTTAAGGAGAAGCACCCGATTTACGGGAAGTTCGTCAACAAGACCAAGAAGTTCACTGCTCACGATGAGAAAAATGAATGTAACATCGGGGATACAGTGAGAATTATGGAGACCCGTCCTTTGAGTAAAACCAAGAGATGGAGATTAGTTGAAATCATTGAAAGAGCTAAGTAATCATGATACAACAAGAGAGTAGATTGACCGTAGCCGACAACAGCGGTGCTAGAGAAGTGCTTTGTATCCGTGTTCTTGGTGGTACCAAGAAAAGATATGCACGCGTAGGCGATAAAATCGTTGTTGCCGTGAAGAACGCCATCCCGAACGGTGAAGTAAAGAAAGGTTCAGTTAGTAAGGCTGTGGTAGTTCGTGTAAGTAAAGAGTACAGACGTCCGGACGGATCTTATATCCGCTTTGATGACAATGCTTGCGTGTTATTGAACAACGCGGGTGAAATGAGAGGAACTCGTATCTTCGGACCTGTTGCCAGAGAAGTTCGTGAGGGTTATACCAAAATTGTGTCATTAGCCCCCGAGGTACTTTAAGATTTTAGATTTATGATTTTGGATTGCAGACGAATAATCGAATTTCTTGAATCATAAATCGTAAATCATAAATCATAAATAATTTATACGATGAGCAAGAAGTTTCATATAAAGAAAGGTGACTTAGTTCAGGTAAATGCAGGAGAAGACAGAGGAAAGCAGGGAAAAGTGCTTGAAATGATTCCGGACAAGCAAAGAGCTATTGTTGAGGGTATCAACTTGGTAAGCAAACATACCAAACCCAACGCAACTCACCCGCAAGGAGGAATTATCAAAAAGGAAGCTCCTATTCACATTTCCAACTTGAACGTGGTTGATCCGGTTACTGGAAAACCGACAAAGGTAGGACGTAGACGGAATGCCGAAGGGAAATTAGTAAGATACGCTAAGAAATCCGGACAGGAATTGAAATAGTAAAATAAATAATTGCAGGTTGTCCCAGAGCAACTTGCAATTATTAATTTAAATTTGTAGCTTTGCAGCCGCAAATTTAGTATAATATGCCGTGAGGCATAATAATCAAATAATTATAAATGAAATACGTACCAAATTACAAAACAAAGTATAACGAAGAAATTGTACCGACTTTGATGAAAGAGTTCGGATACAAGTCAGTTATGCAAGCACCCAGATTGGAGAAGATAGTAATCAATCAGGGCGTGGGATCATCCATCCAGGATAAGAAAATCCTTGAGTTTTCAATGAACGAGATTGCAACCATTACCGGCCAAAAGCCTGTTGCTTGTAAATCTACCAAGGACGTTTCTAACTTTAAATTACGTAAAGGAATGCCGATCGGTGTTAGAGTAACCTTGCGTAAAGATCGTATGTATGAATTTTTAGAAAGACTTATTGTTTCCGCGCTTCCGCGTATTCGCGATTTCAAAGGAATCAACAATAAGCTTGATGGAAGAGGAAATTACACATTGGGAATAGAAGAGCAGATCATTTTCCCGGAAATCGTGCTGGACAGTGTTCACAAGATCATGGGTATGAATGTAACGTTTGTAACTTCGGCTAATACCGACGAAGAGGCTTTTGCTCTTCTAAGAGAATTTGGATTACCATTTAAAAAGAACTAAAAAAAAGCGAAATGGCAAAAGAATCAATGAAGGCCCGTGAGGTAAAGCGTGCAAAATTGGTAGAAAAGTACGCCGCGAAACGAGCTAAATTAAAAGAGGAAGGAGACTATATTGGATTAAGCCTTCTGCCTAAGAATTCAAGTCGCGTTCGTTTGCACAATAGATGCAAATTGACGGGAAGACCGAGAGGGTACATGAGACAATTTGGTATAAGCAGAATTCAATTCCGCGAAATGGCATCTGCCGGACTTATACCTGGAGTTAAAAAGGCTAGTTGGTAATATTTAAAATTTGAAGAGATGACAGATCCAATAGCAGATTTCCTGACTCGTATTAGGAACGCAGTAAAAGCAGGTCATAAAGTTGTGGATATCCCCGGTTCAAAAATGAAACGGGAAATGACCAAAATCTTAAAAGAAAAAGGATATATCCTGAATTATAAATTCGAGCAAGATGGTGTTAGAAGCAACATTAAAATTGCTTTGAAATATCATCCTGAAACGAAGGCTCCCGCCATTAGGACATTGACACGTGTTTCAAAACCGGGTCTGAGACGTTACACGAATGTAGAGGACATGCCTCGCGTGTTAAACGGATTAGGTATCGCGATTTTGTCAACGTCATTAGGCGTAATGTCTGATAAAGAAGCTCGCCAAAA from Butyricimonas virosa encodes the following:
- the rplC gene encoding 50S ribosomal protein L3, which produces MPGLIGKKVGMTSVFSAEGKSIPCTVIEAGPCVVTQVKTIEKDGYTAIQLGFDDKKEKNTTKPLSGHFKKAGTTPKRKLVEFSGYDVEYKLGDVIDVNLFEGTEYVDVVGTSKGKGFQGVVKRHGFAGVGEATHGQHNRQRKPGSIGACSTPSRVFKGMRMGGQTGGDRITVQNLEVLKVIPENNLLLVKGSIPGAKGSYVIIEK
- the rplD gene encoding 50S ribosomal protein L4, with amino-acid sequence MELSVLNIAGQETGRKVELNDAIFGIQPNEHAIYLDVKQFLANNRQGTHKSKQRNEISGSTRKLKKQKGTGGARAGGIKNPLFRGGGRVFGPVPRDYSFKLNKKLKRLARKSALSVKAASNAVTIVEDLNFEAPKTKQMIQLFNNLKLDNRNILLVTNDMNDNVLLSARNLQYVDVMRVSDLATYNIMRAKSLVFVESSVQGLNEMFNLNEE
- the rplW gene encoding 50S ribosomal protein L23 — translated: MQVIVKPILSEKMTALTDKQNRVAFVVSKAANKLEIKRAVEAMYSVTVKSVNTMVYQGDAKSRYTKAGVISGRTASFKKAIVTLAEGDSIDFFSNI
- the rplB gene encoding 50S ribosomal protein L2, whose translation is MAVRKLNPVTPGQRHKVAITFDQLTTDRPEKSLLGPKSKTGGRNNTGKMTMRYIGGGHKQRYRIIDFKRDKDNVPARVATIEYDPNRTARIALLVYADGEKRYIVAPDGLQVGQTVMSGAGVAPEVGNALFLSEIPLGTIIHNIELRPQQGAVMARSAGSYAQLVAREGKYASIKLPSGEVRMVLLTCRATVGTVSNSDHALERSGKAGRTRWLGRRPRVRGVVMNPVDHPMGGGEGRASGGHPRSRKGLLAKGYKTRAPKKHSSKYIIERRKK
- the rpsS gene encoding 30S ribosomal protein S19 — its product is MSRSLKKGPFIDFKLERKVLVMNESNKKSVVKTWARRSMISPDFVGHTIAVHNGNKFIPVFVTENMVGHKLGEFAPTRTFRGHADKKKK
- the rplV gene encoding 50S ribosomal protein L22, which codes for MGARKRLRANQNKEAKKEKAFAILRDCPTSPQKMRLVADLIRGVDVQKALDMLKFCPKEAARRVEKLLLSAIANWEQKNEGKRVDEASLFVQEIFVDGAGMLKRLRPAPQGRAHRIRKRSNHVTIVLGSKTAVENITKE
- the rpsC gene encoding 30S ribosomal protein S3 translates to MGQKVNPISNRLGIIRGWDSNWFGGKNYGDKLVEDYKIRKYLNARLAKAGIAKIVIERTLKLITITINTARPGIIIGKGGQEVDKLKEELKKITDKEVQINIFEIKRPELDAVIVGNNIARQLEGRVAYRRAIKMAIASTMRMGAEGIKILISGRLNGAEMARAEIYKEGRIPLHTFRADIDYAQAEALTTYGQLGIKVWICKGEVYGKRELVPNALVGAQKENNNRPNNAGKKGGFKKRKK
- the rplP gene encoding 50S ribosomal protein L16 codes for the protein MLQPKRTKYRRSQKGRMRGNAQRGHELAFGSFGIKALENMWIEQRQIEAARVAVTRYMQRQGQIWIRIFPDKPITKKPAEVRMGKGKGSPEGFVAPVTPGRILFEADGVPYAIAKEALRLAAQKLPIATKFVVRRDYTE
- the rpmC gene encoding 50S ribosomal protein L29; amino-acid sequence: MKTSEIKDLTTEEIREKIETEKAALTKMKMNHAVSPLENPMLIRTTRRNIARLMTELRKRELNK
- the rpsQ gene encoding 30S ribosomal protein S17: MERNLRKERTGLVVSNKMDKSITVAVHFKEKHPIYGKFVNKTKKFTAHDEKNECNIGDTVRIMETRPLSKTKRWRLVEIIERAK
- the rplN gene encoding 50S ribosomal protein L14, which translates into the protein MIQQESRLTVADNSGAREVLCIRVLGGTKKRYARVGDKIVVAVKNAIPNGEVKKGSVSKAVVVRVSKEYRRPDGSYIRFDDNACVLLNNAGEMRGTRIFGPVAREVREGYTKIVSLAPEVL
- the rplX gene encoding 50S ribosomal protein L24, which produces MSKKFHIKKGDLVQVNAGEDRGKQGKVLEMIPDKQRAIVEGINLVSKHTKPNATHPQGGIIKKEAPIHISNLNVVDPVTGKPTKVGRRRNAEGKLVRYAKKSGQELK
- the rplE gene encoding 50S ribosomal protein L5; translated protein: MKYVPNYKTKYNEEIVPTLMKEFGYKSVMQAPRLEKIVINQGVGSSIQDKKILEFSMNEIATITGQKPVACKSTKDVSNFKLRKGMPIGVRVTLRKDRMYEFLERLIVSALPRIRDFKGINNKLDGRGNYTLGIEEQIIFPEIVLDSVHKIMGMNVTFVTSANTDEEAFALLREFGLPFKKN
- the rpsN gene encoding 30S ribosomal protein S14 — translated: MAKESMKAREVKRAKLVEKYAAKRAKLKEEGDYIGLSLLPKNSSRVRLHNRCKLTGRPRGYMRQFGISRIQFREMASAGLIPGVKKASW
- the rpsH gene encoding 30S ribosomal protein S8 — translated: MTDPIADFLTRIRNAVKAGHKVVDIPGSKMKREMTKILKEKGYILNYKFEQDGVRSNIKIALKYHPETKAPAIRTLTRVSKPGLRRYTNVEDMPRVLNGLGIAILSTSLGVMSDKEARQKNVGGEVLCYVY